TCGAATTACCCGAAGAGCTCAAAATCCATTGGACCGGTTGCCCCAATACCTGCGGGCAAGCGTTCATGGGTGCGATCGGCCTAACAGGCACCAAGGCGAAAAACAGCAAGGGCGAAATGGGTGAGGGCTACACCCTGAGCATCGGAGGATCTCAAGGCGAAAACCCTCAGATCGGGGAAGTCCAGCAAAAGGCAATCCCCGCAGAAGACATTCAAAACGTTCTTCGACAGGTGCTTATCGAACAATTCGGAGCAAAGCCTCGGGCTTAAACAGACCGAATTAGATCTACAACGTAAAACCGTGGCGCTTTGTTTTGAAGCCATGGTTCAACGCATTTAAAAAATCAAACTTTTATTCATTTTGCAATGACTTTCAAAGGTGATTTCCTATCGCGTTTTGTCAATTGGCTTAGCGCAAGTGGCAAAGACAAAGAACCAGTTTCTGTATCCCCACAGCACCAAGATGTCTTCTCACGCTTCATGAATCGCGTTAGCGGTTGATTTCCTTTTCATTTACTAAAACCCAATCATGAGCGCAACAGCGTCCCAGATGGACTACGTCCTACCTAATGAACTCGTCGACGGCATGATTTTAGCCGGCGGCAAAAAAGCAACAGTCAGCATTAAAAATCTGCTGATCCGTGGCTTTTATTCTGGCGCCATTCTTGGTCTTGCCGTCATCCTGGCCCTCACGGTAGGAATCCTTACAAAACTACCGTTTGTGGGATCTCTTCTGTTCCCCTTTGGATTTGCCAGCATCGTCCTGTTCGGAATGGAGTTGGTCACTGGCAACTTCGCGTTGCTGCCGATGGCAACCTGGGCCGGCAAATGTAGCTGGAGTGCAACCTTCCGAAATTGGACATGGGTCTGGATTGGCAATTTCATCGGTACGCTCGTTGTGGCGATCATCATGGCCATCAGCCTCACCAGCGGAAGCATGGATGCTGCTGCTGAGAACGTTGGTCCACCGATTTGGGATCTTGTAGCTCAAAAGATCGTTGCTCTTAACCAGATCAACGTTGTGAAAAAGTACGAGGCCCTTGGAAGTATGGGTTTCTTCTTGGCTTTCTTGCGTGGAGTTGTTGCAAACTGGTTGGTTTGCCTCGGCGTCACGATGGCTCTTGTGAGCAAAAGTGTTCCCGGAAAATTGCTTGCCTGCTGGTTGCCGATTACGGCCTTCCAAACAATGGGCATGGAGCACATTGTTGTAAATCAATTCCTGCATACAGCTGGACCAATCCTCGGTTCAGGCGTTCCGTTCTACAAAGTGATTTTCTGGAATTTCCTCCCGGTCACCTTGGGAAATATTGTTGGAGGAATGGTGTTCATCGGCATGCTCTTTTACAGCACCCATCGCACCAAAATTTCCGATGTGCTTCCCACAGAGCATGATGAAAAGCTAGAACGTGAACTCGCCGCTGAACTCGGCGCCCGCTGACTTCAAACCTTATGAGTGCCATTGATGAAGCCTCCCTTTGGGATCGGCTGTCCAATGCACGGAGGATCCCATTGAATCCAAGCTGGCTGGGAGAGATCTACTCTCCCAGCCTTTCTGATGAACTCCGTTTTGCAGTGGCTGAGCGTTTGGGAATGTTGGCAGAAACGGGCTGGCCGATCATCCAAACCCTGATCCAACAGCACGGAATTTGTCCTGAATTAATCCATGCAGCCGGCCTCTGCCATCAACCTGAAGCCAAGGATTGGTTACTCAAACAACTGAACCAATCCAATGATCCAGATGCCTTATTGCTCAACGCACTGAGTTGCTGGGGTGCAGAACTCACATTGTCTCAATTTGAGCATATTTTGCAATTACCTGGACAATCACAACGCCTCGCAGGCCTCAATCTTCTTGGCTTCAAATCTCATCAACTACAAGCCATTGAATTACTACAGTTATGTGAACCTGCTCTTCAAGATTGGCGTGATCCTGTTGTCATCGCTTGCATACGTTTACTACAACGAAGAGACGACACTCTTATTAGCACCAGGCTAGCCAACCTGGTCCAATCAGGATCTGATCCAGCTGCTGAAGCTGCTTTAAAAGCCTTGGGATGTATCGCCACAACTCACAGCAAAATAACGTTGAAGTCACTGAGCACAGAACTCACCAATCCAGAGCGACGGAAGCAAGCCATACGCCAACTTCAACAGCAATATGAATGATAATAAAAAAGCCCGGCATCACCGGGCTTTCTGAATTCAATCAAAAACTCACCACTTTTTGTAAGGCAAAAATTTCCCACACATCGTAACTTTGACCCTATCACCTTTTGGATCTTCAACCTTATCTACATCCAAAGTAAAATCAATTGCACTCATGATTCCATCACCAAACTTTTCCTGAATAACATCTTTCAGAGGCATTCCATAAACCTGCATGATTTCATAGAAGCGATAGATCAGTGGATCTGTAGGGATCACAGGATCAAGACTGCCTTTCGTTGGAAACTCTTGCAGTGCAGCAGTTATGGCTGGATCAAGACCCAACAATGTTGCTAATTTCTCTGCTTCTTCAGGAGAAGCGGTTGCCTGTCCATAAAAGAGAGAAGCAATCCAAACCTCATCGAGCCCAAGGGCTACCTCTAAATCAGCGAAGGACAGTCCCTTTGCCTTTTTGGCCGCCATGAGCGAAGCAGTGAGCGTCGACGGTGAGGGAGCAGCCAATGACGGCGCCAAGGTAGAAGTAGTCATGTAATAAGACCAATAAACGAACTACTAGAGATCAGCAACCCTTGCGGTGCCACTCAGCAGTAAATGAATCATCTACAAAATCAAGGTCTAAAACTGATGCATTAACTACCGATTCATAATCTCGACAGAGCCAATAGCAGCATCGGCGACAGAACGACGGCAAGGAAGACAGCATCATGTATTTGTTGATGGTTAGTTCGTTTTATGTTTCTTTCAGCAATCGTGAATCAGTTCAATCAAATTCAGAATCAAATCCTAAAAATCATTAATAGCTTCCTAACGATTGACTCTTTGCCAGTGACACCAACAGTTGTAAGTCAAACCTTCCCAAACCTGCTGATTGAACGCCTTTATTACGCCGAGGGGCGTCAGCATCCATTCCATCCCCTTCATGGAAGCTATGCAGGCCTATGCAGGACCTAGCTCCGAAGCTTCATAAAAGGCTCAGGTATCAATGAATACCGCCGAAGGGGATAATTCTGCGGAACGATCGCCTTCGGTTCCGGGCTTATCAATGCAAACCTCTCCTGAAACCACGAAGCGTGCATCTTTCAAGCAATTGCTCCGCAAGATTGGCAGTGGAGAGCACACCAGCAAGGGGTTGACTCGAAGCGAAGCCGATGAGGCTATGGAATTGATGCTCACAGGCGGAGCATCAGACGTTCAAATCGGCGCCTTTCTGATCGCCCATCGCATTCGTCGGCCCGAGCCTCAGGAGCTCACCGGCATGCTCGACACCTATAAAAGGCTCGGGCCCTGTCTTCTTAGTGAACCCGATCAACGTCGGCCGATCTGCTTTGGGATGCCCTTTGACGGCCGATCTCGGACAGCACCGATCTACCCCTTAACGGCCTTGCTGCTGGTGGGATCCGGACAACCCGTGGTCTTACAGGGAGGGAGGCGAATGCCGGTGAAATTTGGAATTACTGCCGCAGAACTATTTGCTTCCATCGGGCTCAACTTGCATGGACTAACCATCAAGGATGTTCAAGCAGGATTCAACCTGCATGGTCTTGCCCTGATTTATCAACCGGAACACTTCCCCCTAGGAGAGGCTCTTCTGCCCGCTCGGGATGATCTCGGGAAACGCCCTCCTTTAGCCAGTGCCGAGCTGCTCTGGACTGCACACCAAGGGCACCACCTGCTTGTCAGTGGCTTTGTGCATCCACCAACAGAAAACCGAGCCTGGCAAGCCCTAGAGCTCGCCGGAGAAACGGAAATCATCACCGTAAAAGGCTTAGAAGGCGGCACAGATCTTCCTGTCAGTCGGGCAGGAATCACGGCTCGGATTCACAACTCAGGGGATCCTGAACGACACATCGTTCATCCCCGAGATCATGGCTGCTTCGGAGATGATCCCCGCTGGGAATCAGAAGAGGCCTGGGCTACGCATGCCAAAGAAGCACTTCTTGGCCAAGGGCCCATGGCCCAGTCCTTGCGTTGGAACGCAGGCTGCTACCTCTGGTTGAGCGGACTCAGCAAAAGCTTGGAGGACGGTGTTGAGGAAGCCAAAACCATGCAAGCCAATGGAGTTGGCACCGCGGCTTTAGAGCAACTGATCAAGTGGCGAGCGTCTGTGGGAGGTTGAATAACCGCCTCGATCGAACGTGCGCCGTCCTCACGTTCCAACATTATTAAGTGCGTTCCTGACGCTGCTTAATGACCGACTGAGCGAAAGCATTGTTTTTCCATTGCTGCCATATCTGTTGGCATCGTTCAATGCCGACGGTCGCACCCTTGGGCTGTTAGCTGGCAGCTACGCCCTCGCGCAGTTCGCAGCGACGCCACTCATCGGAGCCCTGAGTGATCGCTTCGGCCGCCGACCCGTGATCGCCATCTGCGTCAGTGGTTCCGTCCTGGGCCTCGGACTGTTCGCGATCACGGTGAGCCAAGACTGGCCCGCTGGTGCAGTGTTGCCCCTCTTTCTCCTATTTGGAGCCCGTCTGATCGATGGGGTGAGTGGTGGAACAGCCGCAACGGCAGGCGCTGTACTCGCAGACATCACACCGCCGGAAAAACGGGCAAGGGCCTTCGGATTGATCGGAGTGGCCTTCGGCCTCGGTTTCATTATCGGACCCTTTCTCGGCGGCCAACTGGCCAGGATTGCTGTCACGGTGCCGATCTGGGTGGCAACCGGCTTCTCCGTCCTCAACCTTGTCGTTGTATTGACGTTGCTCCCTGAAACCCATCCGGTGTCAGAGCGCCGCGTTCTTCCTCGCAAACGGGAGCTCAACCCCTTCGCTCAAATCGCGCGGGTGATTGGCAATCCAGCAGTCGGGCGTCTGGCCTTGGGCTTTTTTCTATTTTTTCTTGCCTTCAATGGTTTCACCGCAATCCTGGTGCTCTATTTCAAGCAACGATTCAACTGGGGCCCAGAGCTCGCTACCACTGCCTTTTTAATTGTTGGGGTCGTCGCCACCGTGGTCCAGGGTGTACTGATCGGTCCGTTGGTGAATCGTTTTGGAGAGTGGAAACTCACGCTGATCGGCCTCGGTTTCGTCATCACCGGCTGCTTGCTGATCCCCACTACAAATCCTGAGCAAGCCAGGATCGGAGTGTTCACAGCTGTGGGGATTTTGGCCAGCGGCACGGGTCTCGTGACCCCGAGCCTTCGCAGCCTCGTATCTCGCCGTCTCAGTGATGAAGGGCAAGGCGCAGCCCTTGGCAGCCTGCAAGCACTGCAGAGTCTTGGCAGTTTTTTAGGTCCACCATTGGCTGGACTGGGATACGACCTGCTGGGTCAAACCAGTCCATTCTTTGGAGGCGCAGGATTGCTCGTGGTCGTGGTGCTCTTGGTGACCCGCAGTCCCCTTGAACACGCCACCGGCTGACGGACGATGATTGCTACCTTTCCCTTGCGAGCACAGTGCTCAAAACACATCATTAACGGCGTCATGCTTCCCGAGAATCTCTACATCAATCGGGAACTCAGCTGGATCTCCTTCAACAGACGCGTGTTGGCTCAGGCGCTTGACCAAAGAACGCAGTTATTGGAACAGGCCAAATTCAGCGCCATTTTCAGCAACAACCTTGATGAGTTTTTCATGGTGCGCGTGGCGTCCTTGAAGTCTCAGGTTGAGGCTGGCATCGACAAGCGAAGCGAGGACGGCCTCACGCCCCGAGAGCAACTCCATGAGATTCGCAACCAGCTCTCAGCTCTGCTGGAAGCGCAACAAAAGCACTACCTCAACCATCTCCGCGTTGGCCTCGAAGACTATGGGGTGTTTCTGTTCAACTACGAACAACTGAACGAAGCACAACGTGACTGGGTGGCCAACTTCTTTCAAACGGCGATTTTTCCGGTCTTAACGCCCCTGGCTGTGGATCCTGCTCATCCCTTTCCATTCGTTAGCAATCTCAGCCTCAACGTGGCCGCCCTGATCCATGACCCAGAGTCGGGCCAACGCCAACTCGCTCGAGTGAAGGTGCCTCAAAAGATCCTTCCTCGCTTTGTATCGATTCCAGTTGAGCTTGGCAGCGATGAATCCAAGCCAATCCACACAGCAGTTCCTCTTGAGCAGGTGATTGCCTTCAATCTCAGCCTGCTCTTTCCAGGAATGAGCATTGAAGGCCATTACTTTTTCCGGGTCACCAGGGATGCAGACCTAGAGCTCCGCGACCTTGAAGCCGACGATCTCATGATCGCAATCGAACAAGGCCTCCGAAAACGGCGCATGGGTGGTGAAGTGGTCCGCCTGGAAGTTGCTGAAGACACCCCTCAAGACGTCATGGAGATGTTGATGGAGGGCATGTCCGTTGTTGAAGAAGACCTCTACAGGGTGAACGGACCTCTCGGGCTCGATGACCTCTTCGGCTTGATGAGCCTGCCGCTACCGCACCTCAAAGACACCACGCACTCAGGTCAAACTCCCACCGTCCTCAGTCGTACTCAGAGGGGCATGTTGGAAGACGGATCCATCAAAGAAGAGGAATTTGAGAGCATTTTTTCGGTGATACGCCGCCACGATGTTCTCCTGCATCACCCTTACGACTTGTTTTCCACGTCAGTGGAGGAATTCATCAATCAAGCAGCAGATGATCCCCTCGTGATGGGCATCAAGATGACCCTCTACCGCACCTCCAAAGATTCTCCGATCATCGCAGCACTCATCAGGGCAGCAGAAAATGGAAAACAGGTGATGGCACTGGTTGAGCTAAAAGCACGTTTCGACGAAGACAACAATATTCAGTGGGCCAAACATCTGGAGCGCTCAGGAGTGCATGTGGTCTACGGAGTCATTGGCCTTAAAACGCACACCAAGATTGTTCTGGTTGTTCGCAAAGAGAAAGAACGCTTGCGCAGCTATGTCCATATCGGCACTGGCAATTACAACTCCAAAACCTCACGTCTTTACACCGATTTAGGCCTACTTTCAGCAAGACCGGAACTCGGCCAGGACCTCGTGGAGTTGTTTAACTATCTAACCGGCTTCTCCAAACAACAAAGCTTTCGCAAGCTACTCGTAGCGCCTGTCTCCTTAAGAAAAGGAATGGAGCAATTAATCCGTCGTGAAATCGAACATGCTCAGCAAGGGCGAGGTGGATCGATCAAAGCAAAAATGAATTCCCTAGTAGATCCAGGAATCATTGCTCTTTTGTATGAAGCATCTCAAGCCGGAGTAAAAATCCAATTGATCATCCGAGGGATGTGCAGCCTTTATCCCGGCCTTGAAGGAATTAGCGACAACATCAGCGTGGTAAGCATCATTGGCAGATTCTTGGAGCATTCACGTATTTTTTGGTTTAACAATGGCGACAAACCGGAGGTGTTCATCGGAAGCGCCGACTTAATGCCACGCAATCTTGACAGACGTGTTGAAGCGGTTGTGCCCATTGAAGAACCAGATCTAAGAGCACAGCTCGAACGCCTGCTTGGGTGCTACTTAAGCGACAACAGGGGCGCATGGGACATGCAACCTGACGGTTCTTTCATTCAGCGACACCCTGAGGGAGAGGAGTACAACTCCCAATTGCAGTTAATCGATGGTTGGAAAGGAAGCGCCCTAGTTCAGCCAACTCGCTAGAAATTCACAGCAAATACTCAAAGTCGAAACGGAAAGAAACCATGATTTTCCGTAGCAATTGACACCGCCAACGACTCTAAATAATTAGTTACCGAAAAGCTTCAGATTTACATCCATCTATCAGTCCTCAAGGTGCTAAGTTGCGCCCAAATTCGTCAGGAGGCCAGGGTGATGGGGATCCCTCTGGAGTCCAAAGAAGTTGCCACTAAAGGCTCTTCTAAGGAACTTTTATTGCCTAAAGCTAATCGCCGCAGTGCGACCAATCGCTCAAGTG
The Synechococcus sp. CC9311 DNA segment above includes these coding regions:
- a CDS encoding formate/nitrite transporter family protein; the protein is MDYVLPNELVDGMILAGGKKATVSIKNLLIRGFYSGAILGLAVILALTVGILTKLPFVGSLLFPFGFASIVLFGMELVTGNFALLPMATWAGKCSWSATFRNWTWVWIGNFIGTLVVAIIMAISLTSGSMDAAAENVGPPIWDLVAQKIVALNQINVVKKYEALGSMGFFLAFLRGVVANWLVCLGVTMALVSKSVPGKLLACWLPITAFQTMGMEHIVVNQFLHTAGPILGSGVPFYKVIFWNFLPVTLGNIVGGMVFIGMLFYSTHRTKISDVLPTEHDEKLERELAAELGAR
- a CDS encoding phage capsid protein — its product is MSAIDEASLWDRLSNARRIPLNPSWLGEIYSPSLSDELRFAVAERLGMLAETGWPIIQTLIQQHGICPELIHAAGLCHQPEAKDWLLKQLNQSNDPDALLLNALSCWGAELTLSQFEHILQLPGQSQRLAGLNLLGFKSHQLQAIELLQLCEPALQDWRDPVVIACIRLLQRRDDTLISTRLANLVQSGSDPAAEAALKALGCIATTHSKITLKSLSTELTNPERRKQAIRQLQQQYE
- the cynS gene encoding cyanase, with translation MAAPSPSTLTASLMAAKKAKGLSFADLEVALGLDEVWIASLFYGQATASPEEAEKLATLLGLDPAITAALQEFPTKGSLDPVIPTDPLIYRFYEIMQVYGMPLKDVIQEKFGDGIMSAIDFTLDVDKVEDPKGDRVKVTMCGKFLPYKKW
- a CDS encoding anthranilate phosphoribosyltransferase family protein, whose amino-acid sequence is MQTSPETTKRASFKQLLRKIGSGEHTSKGLTRSEADEAMELMLTGGASDVQIGAFLIAHRIRRPEPQELTGMLDTYKRLGPCLLSEPDQRRPICFGMPFDGRSRTAPIYPLTALLLVGSGQPVVLQGGRRMPVKFGITAAELFASIGLNLHGLTIKDVQAGFNLHGLALIYQPEHFPLGEALLPARDDLGKRPPLASAELLWTAHQGHHLLVSGFVHPPTENRAWQALELAGETEIITVKGLEGGTDLPVSRAGITARIHNSGDPERHIVHPRDHGCFGDDPRWESEEAWATHAKEALLGQGPMAQSLRWNAGCYLWLSGLSKSLEDGVEEAKTMQANGVGTAALEQLIKWRASVGG
- a CDS encoding tetracycline resistance MFS efflux pump translates to MRRPHVPTLLSAFLTLLNDRLSESIVFPLLPYLLASFNADGRTLGLLAGSYALAQFAATPLIGALSDRFGRRPVIAICVSGSVLGLGLFAITVSQDWPAGAVLPLFLLFGARLIDGVSGGTAATAGAVLADITPPEKRARAFGLIGVAFGLGFIIGPFLGGQLARIAVTVPIWVATGFSVLNLVVVLTLLPETHPVSERRVLPRKRELNPFAQIARVIGNPAVGRLALGFFLFFLAFNGFTAILVLYFKQRFNWGPELATTAFLIVGVVATVVQGVLIGPLVNRFGEWKLTLIGLGFVITGCLLIPTTNPEQARIGVFTAVGILASGTGLVTPSLRSLVSRRLSDEGQGAALGSLQALQSLGSFLGPPLAGLGYDLLGQTSPFFGGAGLLVVVVLLVTRSPLEHATG
- the ppk1 gene encoding polyphosphate kinase 1, coding for MLPENLYINRELSWISFNRRVLAQALDQRTQLLEQAKFSAIFSNNLDEFFMVRVASLKSQVEAGIDKRSEDGLTPREQLHEIRNQLSALLEAQQKHYLNHLRVGLEDYGVFLFNYEQLNEAQRDWVANFFQTAIFPVLTPLAVDPAHPFPFVSNLSLNVAALIHDPESGQRQLARVKVPQKILPRFVSIPVELGSDESKPIHTAVPLEQVIAFNLSLLFPGMSIEGHYFFRVTRDADLELRDLEADDLMIAIEQGLRKRRMGGEVVRLEVAEDTPQDVMEMLMEGMSVVEEDLYRVNGPLGLDDLFGLMSLPLPHLKDTTHSGQTPTVLSRTQRGMLEDGSIKEEEFESIFSVIRRHDVLLHHPYDLFSTSVEEFINQAADDPLVMGIKMTLYRTSKDSPIIAALIRAAENGKQVMALVELKARFDEDNNIQWAKHLERSGVHVVYGVIGLKTHTKIVLVVRKEKERLRSYVHIGTGNYNSKTSRLYTDLGLLSARPELGQDLVELFNYLTGFSKQQSFRKLLVAPVSLRKGMEQLIRREIEHAQQGRGGSIKAKMNSLVDPGIIALLYEASQAGVKIQLIIRGMCSLYPGLEGISDNISVVSIIGRFLEHSRIFWFNNGDKPEVFIGSADLMPRNLDRRVEAVVPIEEPDLRAQLERLLGCYLSDNRGAWDMQPDGSFIQRHPEGEEYNSQLQLIDGWKGSALVQPTR